One genomic region from Rhizomicrobium palustre encodes:
- a CDS encoding S9 family peptidase yields MKSLLFAAFTAVGVAVSSVALAAGDIPLIERQKLFGNPSRSQGRISPDGKWLSYLAPRDGVMNIWVAPVSDPSAAKALTSEKKRPIRGYFWAPDSATILFINDKGGDENFLLYSVNVSSGEQKTLTPFEKTRVEVIGVSPEVKDRILIGLNNRDPHWHDVYSLSLKDGALTKVLQNDGNYAGFLADAHLTLRGAVRSRPDGGSDYFKVIDNKVETKPFADVGLDDSMTTGPAGFTTDGKTLYWVDSRGRDKAALIAEDVANGKKTVIAESDKADIGETLANPKTGKVEAYAVDYLKTEWTAVDPSVKGDLDFLQKSLKGEIAITSRSYQDDLWTVSVDAVTAPPAVYLYDRKAKSLKQLYVSRPELTGLPLAAMHPVEIKTRDGLTEVSYLSLPPGSDANGDGVPDKALPMVLFVHGGPWGRDSYGYNSVHQWLTNRGYAVLSVNYRASTGFGKSYISAGNLQWGLKMHDDLIDAVDWAIKKGVTTKDKVAIMGGSYGGYATLAGLTFTPDTFVAGVDIVGPSNLATLLKTIPPYWEAGKVQFYKRMGDPTTPEGQKILHDASPLFKADKIKKPLLIGQGANDPRVNQAESDQIVKAMREKNIPVTYVLFPDEGHGFARPENSIAFWSVTEQFLAKNLGGRAEPIGDALKASTAQVPNGIEFVPGLKEALK; encoded by the coding sequence ATGAAATCGTTGTTGTTCGCAGCCTTTACGGCAGTGGGGGTCGCGGTTTCATCCGTTGCCCTCGCAGCAGGGGACATACCGCTGATCGAGCGCCAAAAGTTGTTTGGCAATCCAAGCCGCAGCCAGGGCAGGATCAGCCCGGACGGCAAATGGCTTTCCTATTTGGCGCCGCGTGACGGGGTGATGAATATCTGGGTCGCGCCGGTGAGCGATCCCTCCGCGGCCAAAGCGCTGACCTCGGAAAAGAAACGTCCGATCCGCGGCTATTTCTGGGCTCCGGATTCCGCCACCATCCTCTTTATCAACGACAAGGGCGGTGACGAGAACTTCCTGCTCTATAGCGTGAACGTCTCGAGCGGCGAGCAGAAGACACTGACGCCTTTTGAGAAGACGCGCGTCGAGGTGATTGGCGTTTCACCAGAAGTCAAAGATCGCATTTTGATCGGCCTCAACAATCGCGATCCGCACTGGCACGACGTCTACAGCCTGTCGCTTAAGGACGGCGCGTTGACCAAGGTGCTGCAGAATGACGGCAATTACGCGGGCTTTCTCGCCGATGCGCATTTGACCTTGCGCGGCGCGGTACGCTCCCGCCCCGATGGCGGCAGCGACTATTTCAAGGTTATCGATAACAAAGTGGAGACCAAACCCTTCGCGGATGTGGGGCTCGACGACTCCATGACCACGGGGCCGGCCGGTTTCACCACCGATGGCAAGACGCTGTACTGGGTGGATTCCCGTGGCCGCGATAAGGCGGCCCTCATCGCCGAAGATGTGGCGAACGGCAAAAAGACGGTGATTGCCGAAAGCGATAAAGCCGATATCGGCGAAACGCTCGCCAATCCCAAAACCGGCAAGGTGGAAGCCTATGCGGTCGATTATCTGAAGACGGAATGGACCGCGGTTGATCCGTCCGTCAAAGGCGATCTCGATTTCCTGCAAAAGAGCTTGAAGGGCGAAATCGCCATCACCTCGCGCAGCTATCAGGACGATCTTTGGACCGTCTCGGTGGATGCGGTAACCGCCCCGCCGGCGGTTTATCTCTATGACCGCAAAGCCAAGAGCCTGAAGCAGCTCTACGTCTCGCGTCCCGAGCTTACCGGTCTTCCGCTGGCCGCGATGCATCCGGTGGAGATCAAGACCCGCGACGGGCTGACGGAAGTCTCCTATCTCAGCTTGCCGCCGGGCAGCGATGCCAACGGCGATGGCGTTCCCGATAAGGCCTTGCCGATGGTGCTGTTCGTGCATGGCGGACCTTGGGGCCGCGATAGCTATGGCTATAACAGCGTGCATCAATGGCTGACCAATCGCGGCTATGCCGTGCTCAGCGTGAACTATCGCGCCTCCACCGGCTTCGGCAAATCCTACATCTCTGCGGGCAATCTGCAGTGGGGTTTGAAGATGCACGACGACCTGATCGATGCCGTCGATTGGGCCATCAAGAAAGGCGTCACCACCAAGGATAAGGTCGCCATCATGGGCGGTTCTTATGGCGGCTATGCCACCCTGGCGGGGTTGACCTTCACGCCCGACACCTTCGTTGCCGGTGTCGATATCGTGGGCCCCTCCAATCTTGCCACCTTGCTGAAAACCATTCCGCCCTATTGGGAAGCGGGCAAGGTGCAGTTCTATAAGCGCATGGGCGATCCCACTACGCCCGAAGGCCAGAAGATCCTGCACGACGCCTCACCGCTCTTCAAAGCGGACAAGATCAAGAAGCCGCTGCTGATCGGCCAAGGCGCCAACGATCCGCGCGTCAACCAGGCTGAATCCGATCAGATCGTGAAGGCGATGCGGGAGAAGAACATTCCGGTCACCTATGTTCTGTTCCCGGATGAAGGCCATGGCTTTGCCCGGCCGGAAAACTCCATCGCCTTCTGGTCCGTGACCGAGCAGTTCCTGGCTAAGAATCTGGGTGGCCGCGCCGAGCCCATCGGCGATGCCCTGAAGGCATCCACCGCGCAGGTTCCCAACGGGATCGAGTTCGTGCCGGGCCTGAAAGAGGCGCTGAAATAG
- a CDS encoding NAD(P)-dependent oxidoreductase, with the protein MVEKMLKFVSLGRAMPGKRPPEDRARDFHEIYAEFAAEKAAEQASRCSQCGVPFCQQHCPLSNNIPDWLKLTAEGRLQEAHELSQATNNFPEICGRICPQDRLCEGNCVIEQSGHGTVTIGAIEKYINDTAWEQGWVKPLAPTRTRAGSIGIIGAGPAGLACAEELRKKGYSVTVYDRHDRAGGLLTYGIPGFKLEKDVVMRRVKRLEDGGIAFKLNFEVGRDATLADIRASHDAVFVATGVYKPREIDAPGVGLRAIVPALEFLTASNKTGFGDTITDGEKLNAAGKNVAVIGGGDTAMDCVRTALRQGAKSVTCLYRRDRENMPGSLREVTNAEEEGVDFQWLTLPKGFLGDAAVEGVRISRMRLGLPDATGRKSPEEIKGADYTLQADLVIKALGFDPEPLPELFKEPTLGVSKWGTLRVKPSTMMTNIEGVFAGGDIVRGASLVVWAVRDGRDAATAIHTYLENKAAQPQAAE; encoded by the coding sequence ATGGTCGAGAAGATGCTGAAATTCGTGAGCCTGGGTCGCGCGATGCCAGGCAAGCGCCCGCCGGAAGACCGCGCCCGCGACTTCCACGAGATTTATGCTGAGTTCGCCGCCGAGAAGGCCGCCGAGCAGGCCTCGCGCTGTAGCCAGTGCGGCGTGCCCTTCTGCCAGCAGCATTGCCCGCTCTCGAACAACATCCCGGATTGGCTGAAGCTGACCGCCGAGGGCCGCCTGCAAGAGGCCCATGAGCTCTCCCAGGCCACCAACAACTTTCCTGAAATCTGCGGCCGCATCTGCCCGCAAGACCGGCTCTGCGAAGGCAATTGCGTTATCGAGCAGTCCGGCCATGGCACCGTGACCATCGGCGCTATCGAGAAATACATCAACGACACCGCCTGGGAACAAGGCTGGGTCAAGCCCCTCGCCCCTACCCGCACGCGCGCGGGAAGCATCGGCATCATCGGCGCGGGCCCGGCGGGCCTCGCCTGTGCCGAAGAGTTGCGCAAGAAAGGCTATAGCGTCACCGTCTATGACCGCCACGACCGCGCGGGCGGGCTCCTCACCTATGGCATCCCCGGCTTCAAGCTGGAGAAGGATGTCGTGATGCGCCGCGTCAAGCGCCTGGAAGATGGCGGCATTGCCTTCAAGCTCAATTTCGAGGTTGGCCGCGACGCAACCCTCGCCGACATTCGCGCCTCTCATGATGCGGTCTTCGTCGCCACCGGCGTCTATAAGCCCCGCGAAATCGATGCCCCAGGCGTCGGCCTTCGCGCTATCGTGCCCGCGCTCGAATTCCTCACCGCCTCCAATAAGACCGGCTTCGGCGATACCATCACCGATGGTGAAAAGCTCAACGCCGCGGGCAAGAATGTCGCCGTGATCGGCGGCGGCGATACCGCCATGGACTGCGTGCGCACCGCGCTCCGCCAAGGGGCGAAATCCGTCACCTGCCTTTATCGCCGTGACCGCGAGAACATGCCCGGCTCCTTGCGCGAAGTGACCAATGCCGAGGAAGAAGGCGTCGATTTCCAATGGCTGACCCTGCCCAAGGGCTTCCTTGGCGATGCCGCCGTCGAAGGCGTGCGCATCTCGCGCATGCGCCTCGGCCTGCCCGATGCCACGGGCCGTAAATCGCCGGAAGAGATCAAAGGCGCCGATTACACGCTTCAAGCCGATCTCGTCATCAAGGCGCTCGGCTTTGATCCCGAGCCGCTGCCGGAACTCTTCAAGGAGCCGACGCTCGGCGTTTCCAAATGGGGCACGTTGCGCGTGAAGCCCTCCACCATGATGACCAATATCGAGGGCGTCTTTGCGGGCGGCGATATCGTGCGCGGTGCTTCTCTGGTGGTTTGGGCCGTGCGCGATGGGCGCGATGCCGCCACCGCCATCCATACCTATCTCGAAAACAAAGCGGCCCAGCCGCAAGCCGCGGAGTAG
- the gltB gene encoding glutamate synthase large subunit gives MTEYNGEQEIQRFIANAKKLEEAHAYSPDQEHDACGVGLIAAVDGKPRREVVTRAIEALKAVWHRGAVDADGKTGDGAGIHIQVPQEFFRAQVKQTGHAQRSGRIAVGQIFLPRTDYNAQETCRTIVESEILRSGFYLYGWRQVPVNISIIGEKANATRPEIEQVMFDTGTDDNLEELDRKLYLCRRRIEQAVRAAHIADFYVCSLSTRSLIYKGMFLAEQLDNFYPDLTDERFVSAFAIFHQRYSTNTFPTWRLAQPFRMLAHNGEINTVKGNINWMKNHEVKMASDLFGSAGEDIKPIIQPGSSDSAALDAVFETLVRAGRHAPLAKTLLVPEAWNKQASTMPEAHRAMYAYANAVMEPWDGPAALAATDGRWVIAGMDRNGLRPLRYALTDDGLLVVGSETGMNALDDNHVTRKGRVGPGQMIALDLQEGEFYEDRKIKDSLAAQYPYEEWTKRIVALDPIIGPGDEPLMFDAETRRARQIAAGYTMEDMETVLQPMVEDAKEPIGSMGDDTPLAVLSEKYRPLSHYFRQNFSQVTNPPIDPLREERVMSLKTRFQNLGNVLEQDGKQAEVFVLESPVISTGMFLRMKEHLEGRFFEIDCTFATAEGGEGLQQAIDRVRTEAEEAVLQGYNHLILTDEKITEARAALPMILATGAVHSHLVRRGLRTYTSINVRAAECLDTHYFAVLIGVGATTVNAYLAQECIADRHARGLYGNQPLGQCVKKYLDAISAGLLKIISKMGISVISSYRGAYNFEAVGLSRSMVADIFPGMPSRISGIGMTGIAKKIARLHARAFDGEAATLPIGGFYKARAAGETHAHKGDLIHLLQTAVATESYSTYKRFSDGVRAMPPVSLRHLMDFRETGQRVPLEEVESITEIRKRFVTPGMSLGALSPEAHEALNIAMNRIGAKSDSGEGGEDPVRFKPKSNGDNANSAIKQVASGRFGVTAEYLNQCRELEIKVAQGAKPGEGGQLPGFKVTEMIARLRHSTPGVTLISPPPHHDIYSIEDLAQLIYDLKQINPIARVCVKLVAATGIGTIAAGVAKAKADVILISGHNGGTGASPLTSIKYAGAPWEMGLTEANQILTLNNLRHRVTLRTDGGLRTGRDIVMAAMMGAEEYGIGTASLVAMGCIMVRQCQSNTCPVGVCTQNEKLREKFTGTPDKVINLFSFIAEEVREILASLGFRKLEDVIGRTDLLTQISRGAEELDDLDLNPLLVQADPGTHARYSTQKGRNEVPDTLDAQIEKDAWALLDHGEKMQLTYTVRNTMRSIGARTSSHIVKKYGMTGLPPGHLTLKLRGSCGQSLGAFAVQGLKIEVFGDSNDYVGKGLSGATIAIRPPVSAKFIARDNTIIGNTVLYGATAGKLFAAGQAGERFAVRNSGATAVIEGCGSNGCEYMTGGLVAILGRVGDNFAAGMTGGMAFVYDADERFTDHVNPDSVIYQRVSTVHWENVLRSLIEEHKTETASAWAAELLTNWDVELAHFWQVVPKEMVSRLSHPLADKVEAAE, from the coding sequence ATGACCGAGTATAACGGCGAGCAGGAAATCCAACGCTTCATCGCCAACGCCAAGAAATTGGAAGAGGCCCACGCCTACTCTCCCGATCAGGAGCACGATGCTTGCGGCGTCGGCCTCATTGCGGCGGTGGATGGCAAGCCCCGGCGCGAAGTCGTCACCCGCGCGATTGAAGCCCTTAAGGCGGTTTGGCATCGCGGCGCGGTGGATGCGGATGGCAAGACCGGCGACGGCGCTGGCATTCACATCCAGGTGCCGCAGGAATTCTTCCGCGCCCAGGTCAAGCAGACCGGCCATGCCCAGCGCTCGGGCCGCATCGCGGTTGGCCAGATCTTCCTGCCGCGCACCGATTACAACGCGCAGGAAACCTGCCGCACCATCGTGGAATCCGAAATCCTGCGCTCCGGCTTTTATCTTTATGGCTGGCGCCAGGTGCCGGTGAACATCTCCATCATCGGTGAGAAGGCCAATGCCACCCGCCCCGAGATCGAACAGGTGATGTTCGACACCGGCACCGACGACAATCTCGAAGAGCTCGACCGCAAGCTCTATCTCTGCCGCCGCCGCATCGAGCAGGCGGTGCGCGCCGCCCATATCGCCGATTTCTATGTCTGCTCGCTGTCCACGCGCTCGCTCATCTATAAGGGCATGTTCCTGGCCGAGCAGCTCGACAATTTCTATCCCGACCTCACCGACGAGCGCTTTGTTTCGGCTTTCGCCATCTTCCATCAGCGCTATTCGACCAACACCTTCCCCACTTGGCGCTTGGCGCAACCCTTCCGCATGCTCGCCCATAATGGCGAGATCAACACCGTCAAGGGCAACATCAACTGGATGAAGAACCACGAGGTCAAAATGGCCTCCGACCTCTTCGGCAGCGCGGGCGAGGACATCAAGCCGATCATTCAGCCGGGTTCCTCCGACTCCGCCGCGCTGGACGCGGTGTTCGAGACGCTGGTGCGCGCGGGCCGTCATGCCCCGCTCGCCAAGACCTTGCTGGTGCCGGAAGCCTGGAACAAGCAAGCCTCCACCATGCCGGAAGCCCACCGCGCCATGTATGCCTATGCCAATGCGGTGATGGAGCCGTGGGACGGCCCTGCCGCCCTCGCCGCCACCGATGGCCGCTGGGTGATCGCCGGCATGGACCGTAACGGCCTGCGTCCGCTGCGCTACGCCCTCACCGATGACGGGCTTCTCGTGGTCGGCTCCGAGACCGGCATGAACGCGCTCGACGACAATCACGTTACCCGCAAGGGCCGCGTCGGCCCCGGCCAGATGATCGCGCTCGATTTGCAGGAAGGCGAATTCTACGAAGACCGCAAGATCAAGGACAGCCTCGCCGCCCAGTACCCGTATGAAGAATGGACCAAGCGCATTGTGGCTCTGGACCCCATCATCGGGCCCGGCGATGAACCCTTGATGTTCGACGCCGAAACCCGCCGCGCCCGCCAGATCGCGGCGGGCTACACCATGGAAGACATGGAAACGGTGCTGCAGCCGATGGTCGAAGACGCCAAGGAGCCGATTGGCTCCATGGGCGATGACACCCCGCTGGCTGTGCTGTCAGAGAAATACCGCCCCCTCTCGCATTATTTCCGCCAGAACTTCTCTCAGGTCACCAATCCGCCGATCGATCCCTTGCGCGAAGAGCGGGTGATGAGCCTGAAAACCCGCTTCCAGAATCTCGGCAATGTGCTCGAGCAGGATGGCAAGCAGGCCGAGGTTTTTGTGCTGGAAAGCCCGGTCATCTCCACCGGCATGTTCCTGCGCATGAAGGAGCATCTTGAAGGCCGCTTCTTCGAGATCGACTGCACCTTTGCCACCGCCGAAGGCGGCGAAGGGCTGCAACAAGCCATTGACCGCGTGCGCACCGAAGCGGAAGAGGCCGTGCTGCAAGGCTATAACCACCTCATCCTCACCGATGAGAAGATCACCGAAGCGCGCGCCGCGCTGCCGATGATTTTGGCGACCGGCGCGGTGCATTCCCACCTCGTCCGCCGGGGCCTTCGCACCTATACCTCGATCAATGTGCGCGCCGCCGAATGCCTCGATACCCATTACTTCGCGGTCTTGATCGGCGTCGGTGCCACCACGGTCAATGCCTATCTCGCGCAGGAATGCATCGCCGACCGCCATGCGCGCGGGCTTTACGGCAATCAGCCGCTCGGCCAATGCGTGAAGAAATATCTCGACGCGATCAGCGCCGGGCTGCTCAAGATCATCTCCAAGATGGGCATCTCGGTGATCTCGTCTTATCGCGGCGCCTATAATTTCGAGGCCGTGGGCCTGTCGCGCTCCATGGTCGCCGACATCTTCCCCGGCATGCCCAGCCGCATTTCCGGCATCGGCATGACCGGCATCGCCAAGAAAATCGCCCGCCTGCACGCCCGCGCTTTTGATGGCGAGGCAGCCACCCTTCCCATCGGCGGCTTCTATAAGGCGCGCGCTGCGGGGGAAACCCATGCCCATAAGGGCGATCTCATTCATCTCTTGCAGACCGCCGTCGCGACCGAAAGCTACTCCACCTATAAGCGCTTCTCGGATGGCGTGCGCGCCATGCCGCCGGTCTCCTTGCGCCATCTGATGGATTTTCGCGAAACCGGCCAGCGCGTGCCGCTGGAGGAAGTGGAATCCATCACCGAAATCAGAAAACGCTTCGTCACCCCCGGCATGAGCCTGGGCGCCTTGTCGCCCGAAGCCCATGAAGCCCTCAACATCGCCATGAACCGCATCGGCGCCAAATCCGATAGCGGCGAAGGCGGTGAAGACCCGGTGCGCTTCAAGCCCAAATCCAATGGCGACAACGCCAATTCCGCGATCAAACAGGTCGCCTCAGGCCGTTTCGGCGTCACCGCGGAATATCTCAACCAATGCCGCGAGCTGGAAATCAAAGTCGCCCAAGGGGCCAAGCCCGGCGAAGGCGGCCAGCTTCCCGGCTTCAAAGTCACCGAGATGATCGCGCGCCTGCGCCATTCCACGCCCGGCGTGACGCTGATCTCGCCGCCGCCACATCACGACATCTATTCCATCGAAGACCTCGCCCAGCTCATCTATGACCTCAAGCAGATCAATCCGATTGCGCGGGTTTGCGTGAAGCTGGTCGCGGCCACCGGCATCGGCACGATTGCTGCGGGCGTGGCGAAAGCCAAAGCGGATGTGATCCTGATCTCGGGCCATAATGGCGGCACCGGCGCTTCTCCTCTCACCTCCATCAAATATGCGGGTGCGCCGTGGGAGATGGGCCTGACCGAAGCCAATCAGATCCTGACGCTGAACAATCTTCGCCACCGCGTCACGCTCAGAACCGATGGCGGGCTGCGCACCGGCCGCGATATCGTCATGGCGGCGATGATGGGGGCCGAGGAATATGGCATCGGCACCGCCTCGCTGGTCGCGATGGGCTGCATCATGGTGCGCCAATGCCAGTCCAACACCTGCCCCGTCGGCGTCTGCACCCAGAATGAAAAGCTGCGCGAGAAATTCACCGGCACGCCCGACAAGGTGATCAACCTCTTCAGCTTCATCGCCGAGGAAGTGCGCGAAATCCTGGCCTCCCTTGGTTTCCGCAAACTCGAAGACGTCATCGGCCGCACCGATCTTCTCACTCAGATCAGCCGCGGCGCCGAAGAACTCGACGATCTCGACTTGAATCCGCTGCTGGTGCAGGCCGACCCCGGCACCCATGCGCGCTATTCGACGCAAAAGGGCCGCAACGAAGTGCCCGACACCCTCGATGCGCAAATCGAGAAAGACGCCTGGGCGCTGCTGGATCACGGCGAGAAGATGCAGCTCACCTATACGGTGCGTAACACCATGCGCTCCATCGGTGCCCGCACCTCGTCACATATCGTCAAGAAATACGGCATGACCGGCCTGCCGCCGGGCCATCTCACCTTGAAGCTGCGCGGCTCTTGCGGCCAATCGCTGGGCGCCTTCGCGGTACAAGGCCTGAAAATCGAAGTCTTTGGCGACAGCAACGATTATGTCGGCAAAGGGCTTTCGGGCGCCACCATCGCCATCCGCCCACCGGTTTCGGCGAAGTTCATCGCGCGCGATAACACCATCATCGGCAATACCGTTCTCTACGGTGCCACGGCGGGTAAGCTCTTCGCCGCGGGCCAGGCGGGAGAGCGTTTCGCGGTGAGAAACTCTGGCGCCACCGCCGTCATCGAAGGCTGCGGCTCCAATGGCTGCGAATACATGACCGGCGGCCTGGTCGCGATCCTCGGCCGCGTTGGCGACAACTTCGCCGCGGGCATGACCGGCGGTATGGCGTTCGTCTATGATGCGGACGAACGTTTCACCGATCACGTCAACCCCGATAGCGTCATCTATCAGCGCGTCTCCACCGTGCATTGGGAAAATGTGCTGCGTAGCCTGATCGAGGAACACAAAACCGAAACGGCCTCGGCCTGGGCGGCGGAACTCCTCACCAATTGGGATGTGGAACTCGCCCATTTCTGGCAGGTAGTGCCGAAGGAAATGGTCTCTCGCCTCTCCCACCCGCTCGCGGACAAGGTGGAAGCGGCAGAATAA